From a single Carassius gibelio isolate Cgi1373 ecotype wild population from Czech Republic chromosome A18, carGib1.2-hapl.c, whole genome shotgun sequence genomic region:
- the LOC127934585 gene encoding aminopeptidase RNPEPL1-like, whose protein sequence is MAELRRPTLCCCRKVLSVAGNKSCEGGRSLAHCRLVDVASASNFHSFKLRHFHLDLHLNFAIKRMTGWQVLELTPVQPGVQSLILDTHPSLLIHSVDCKVPGASGTPDVFLSLTYRIEPFTDYGSSLNISLPAAVTRPHRAFRVTIRYTSTDGPAIWWLDAELTCGQTRPLVFTQGHSVCNRSFFPCFDTPAVKSTYSATVRVPEGVTVLMSASRSAYSKQDRVFQFSMEYPVPAYLVALVAGDLHHADIGPRSRVWAEPCILTCAVSKLGGNVERWLNVAEGLFGPYVWGRYDIVFLPPSFPIVAMENPCLTFIISSILESQEFLLIDVIHEIAHGWFGNAVTNATWEEMWLSEGLATYAQRRITTEAYGEAFTCLETVFRLDALHRQMRLLGDNNPVSKLQAKFEPGVNPSSLMNLFTYEKGFCFVSYLSQLCGDIQRFDSFLRAYIEKFRFSSVVAQDLLDFFLGFFPELKESCVAQREGLEFERWLNGCGPPLCEPDLSAGRALTGPVQHLCDLWGVDAPDPHVISTFDLSSWSTFQTVLFLDRLLDRSPLPQEVMSLLSSCYSALLDGMNAEVQIRWLQIVVRNSFYPDLPRVRSFLHKHTSRMYTVPLYEDLCGGVMKCFAVEVFHQTQASLHPNLRRTLQQILFQSNTSTASPLFTSAPSAPSSPTDPPANGTIALRDVNVSA, encoded by the exons ATGGCCGAGCTGCGGCGGCCGACGCTGTGCTGCTGTCGGAAAGTGCTGTCCGTGGCCGGTAATAAGTCCTGCGAGGGCGGCCGGAGTCTGGCGCACTGTCGCCTGGTGGACGTCGCGTCGGCGTCCAACTTCCACAGCTTTAAACTCCGACATTTCCACCTGGACCTCCACCTGAACTTTGCCATCAAGAGGATGACGGGATGGCAGGTTCTGGAGCTCACGCCCGTCCAGCCCGGCGTCCAGTCGCTCATTCTGGACACGCATCCTTCATTATTAATTCATTCCGTGGACTGCAAGGTGCCCGGGGCGTCCGGTACTCCCGACGTGTTTTTGTCGCTCACCTACCGAATAGAACCGTTCACCGATTACGGCTCGTCTCTGAACATCAGCCTCCCGGCCGCGGTGACCCGGCCGCACCGGGCTTTCCGTGTCACCATCCGCTACACTTCCACAGACGGTCCTGCG ATTTGGTGGCTGGATGCCGAGCTGACATGTGGACAAACGCGTCCGTTGGTCTTCACTCAGGGTCACTCAGTCTGCAACCGGTCGTTTTTTCCCTGTTTTGACACCCCAGCCGTCAAAAGCACCTACTCTGCCACTGTCAGG GTACCAGAGGGTGTCACAGTGTTGATGAGTGCCTCAAGAAGTGCATACTCTAAACAGGACAGGGTTTTCCAGTTCTCCATGGAGTACCCTGTCCCAGCCTACTTGGTTGCCCTGGTGGCAGGAGACCTACATCATGCAGACATTGGGCCCAG GAGTCGTGTGTGGGCAGAGCCCTGCATCCTGACGTGTGCGGTCAGTAAACTGGGCGGCAATGTGGAGCGCTGGCTTAATGTGGCAGAGGGGCTTTTTGGGCCGTATGTATGGGGAAG GTACGACATAGTGTTCCTTCCTCCTTCATTCCCCATCGTTGCCATGGAGAATCCCTGTCTTACTTTCATCATTTCCTCCATACTGGAGAGTCAAGAGTTTCTTCTGATCGACGTCATCCATGAGATCGCTCACGGCTGGTTTGGCAATGCGGTCACCAATGCTACCTGGGAAGAGATGTGGCTCAGTGAGGGTCTGGCCACTTATGCTCAGAGGCGCATTACCACAGAGGCCTATG GAGAAGCCTTCACTTGTCTTGAGACTGTGTTCCGTCTAGACGCTCTTCACAGACAGATGCGTCTTCTTGGAGACAACAATCCTGTCAGTAAGCTGCAGGCCAAATTTGAGCCAG GTGTAAACCCCAGCAGTCTAATGAATCTGTTCACCTATGAGAAAGGCTTCTGCTTTGTATCGTACCTCTCGCAGCTGTGCGGCGACATCCAGAGATTTGATAGCTTTCTTAGG GCCTACATTGAGAAGTTCAGATTCAGCAGCGTGGTCGCTCAGGATCTGTTGGACTTTTTCCTTGGCTTCTTCCCTGAGCTGAAGGAGAGCTGCGTTGCTCAACGAGAGG GTCTGGAATTTGAGCGATGGCTAAATGGCTGTGGTCCTCCGTTATGTGAACCAGATCTCTCGGCGGGTAGAGCTCTCACGGGCCCTGTTCAGCACCTGTGTGATCTTTGGGGAGTGGATGCCCCTGACCCCCATGTGATCTCTACATTTGACCTCTCCTCCTGGAGCACCTTTCAGACCGTGCTCTTCCTGGACCGACTTCTAGACCGCTCACCTCTGCCTCAAG AGGTGATGAGTCTTTTGTCAAGCTGCTACTCTGCGCTGTTGGACGGCATGAACGCTGAAGTCCAGATTCGATGGCTGCAGATAGTTGTGCGGAACAGCTTTTATCCCGATCTGCCCCGAGTTCGCAGCTTCTTGCATAAACAT ACCTCACGGATGTACACCGTGCCGCTTTACGAGGATCTGTGCGGAGGGGTGATGAAGTGTTTCGCTGTGGAGGTATTTCATCAAACTCAGGCCAGTCTGCACCCAAATCTACGCAGGACACTTCAGCAGATACTGTTCCAAAGCAACACCAGCACCGCTTCACCTCTATTCACATCAGCCCCCTCTGCCCCTTCCTCGCCCACAGACCCCCCTGCCAACGGGACCATAGCCTTACGAGACGTCAATGTGTCCGCATGA